One stretch of Arachis hypogaea cultivar Tifrunner chromosome 20, arahy.Tifrunner.gnm2.J5K5, whole genome shotgun sequence DNA includes these proteins:
- the LOC112784995 gene encoding cytochrome b561 domain-containing protein At2g30890 isoform X2: MNPRLVFEITVHGFLLWASMGFLMPFGILAIRQGNREQNPKRLRIIFYLHVILEMLAILVATAGAIMSIKNFNNLFNNNHQRLGVALYAVIWLQLVLGIFRPQRGSKRRRVWFLAHWIVGTSVSLLGVLAVYTGLGAYREKTSKNTKIWNIFFTIQITLIVFLYLFQEKWVYIQNQGVILGNEVVNLRSQEPPYHQGQKDKVLKPESC, translated from the exons ATGAATCCAAGACTTGTATTCGAAATCACAGTTCATGGTTTTCTGCTATGGGCCTCAATGGGGTTCTTGATGCCTTTTGGTATTCTAGCAATCAGACAAGGAAACAGAGAGCAGAATCCAAAAAGGCTTAGGATTATTTTCTATCTTCATGTAATTTTGGAG ATGCTTGCTATACTTGTTGCCACGGCAGGGGCAATAATgtccataaaaaattttaataacctcTTCAACAATAATCATCAAAGATTAGGGGTTGCATTATATGCTGTCATCTGGCTTCAACTTGTACTTGGTATCTTTCGACCACAAAG ggGATCGAAAAGAAGAAGAGTGTGGTTCTTGGCACACTGGATAGTGGGAACTTCAGTGTCACTACTTGGTGTGTTGGCTGTATATACTGGCTTAGGAGCCTATAGAGAGAAAAcatccaaaaatacaaaaatttggaATATATTCTTCACAATTCAGATAACTTTGATTGTGTTTCTCTACCTGTTTCAAGAAAAGTGGGTCTATATACAAAACCAAGGAGTGATTTTGGGCAATGAAGTAGTGAATCTTAGGTCTCAAGAGCCCCCTTATCATCAAGGTCAAAAAGACAAGGTGTTGAAGCCTGAATCTTGTTGA
- the LOC112784995 gene encoding cytochrome b561 domain-containing protein At2g30890 isoform X1, producing MGIEKKLNGYFLFEASLVLILFTTLVSSSQEQNNKELIATHVLSTKDNRIEMNPRLVFEITVHGFLLWASMGFLMPFGILAIRQGNREQNPKRLRIIFYLHVILEMLAILVATAGAIMSIKNFNNLFNNNHQRLGVALYAVIWLQLVLGIFRPQRGSKRRRVWFLAHWIVGTSVSLLGVLAVYTGLGAYREKTSKNTKIWNIFFTIQITLIVFLYLFQEKWVYIQNQGVILGNEVVNLRSQEPPYHQGQKDKVLKPESC from the exons ATGGGTATTGAGAAAAAGCTCAATGGCTATTTTCTCTTTGAAGCAAGtcttgttctcatcttgtttaCTACCCTTGTTAGTTCATCACAAGAGCAAAACAATAAGGAACTCATAGCCACTCATGTTTTAAGCACCAAAGACAACCGTATTGAG ATGAATCCAAGACTTGTATTCGAAATCACAGTTCATGGTTTTCTGCTATGGGCCTCAATGGGGTTCTTGATGCCTTTTGGTATTCTAGCAATCAGACAAGGAAACAGAGAGCAGAATCCAAAAAGGCTTAGGATTATTTTCTATCTTCATGTAATTTTGGAG ATGCTTGCTATACTTGTTGCCACGGCAGGGGCAATAATgtccataaaaaattttaataacctcTTCAACAATAATCATCAAAGATTAGGGGTTGCATTATATGCTGTCATCTGGCTTCAACTTGTACTTGGTATCTTTCGACCACAAAG ggGATCGAAAAGAAGAAGAGTGTGGTTCTTGGCACACTGGATAGTGGGAACTTCAGTGTCACTACTTGGTGTGTTGGCTGTATATACTGGCTTAGGAGCCTATAGAGAGAAAAcatccaaaaatacaaaaatttggaATATATTCTTCACAATTCAGATAACTTTGATTGTGTTTCTCTACCTGTTTCAAGAAAAGTGGGTCTATATACAAAACCAAGGAGTGATTTTGGGCAATGAAGTAGTGAATCTTAGGTCTCAAGAGCCCCCTTATCATCAAGGTCAAAAAGACAAGGTGTTGAAGCCTGAATCTTGTTGA